In Labrys monachus, the genomic stretch TTGGCGGCGATGCCGCGGTTGGCGCGCAGCGTGCCGGCGAGGGCGGCGAGATCGATGGCCATGCCGTTCCCCTCACGCGGCTTTCCGAGCGAGGGCGACGAAGCCCTGCTCGGCATTGGCGATGGGACGGTAATGGTCGAGGTCGGCCGCCATCAGATGATGCCTGCGGCCGTGCAGCTCGATCTCCTCGACGCTGCGCCAGTGCAGGCGGCGGAAGAGCAGGACGTTCTGTTCCTGCACATGGGCGAGGAAACGCCGGCAGCCACGGGCGTGGGCCGAGCAGACCGCGAGGCGGATCAGCGACGTCCCGAGCGCGCCGACCTTGCGGTAGTCGGCGGCGACCGCGAGGCGCGAGCCCCACCACAGACCATCTTCCGCCTCGTGGATGCGCACAGTGCCGACCACCCGGTCGGCAGCGACGCCGAGCATCGACAGCGCGACGATCGGGATAGCGTGCCCGTCGATCGCGTCGATGTCGCTGCGGTCGAAGAGGCCCTGCTCGCTGCAGAAAACATCGCGGCGCAGCGCGAGGGCACCGGCCCGTTCCCATGGATCGGTCGCGAACTTGACCTGGAATTCGCTGGCGGTGAAGGGCTTGAACGGTTCGAAGATCATTTCGCCAGCGTCCTTTCATAGGTCGCGAGGGCGGAGCAGGCGCCGCATCTGCCGCAGCCGGCCTTGATGTCCACCGCCTTCAGCCCGCTCGCCACCAGCATCGAGGAGAGCGGCGCGAGGATCGCATGCATGAAGGCGGGCGTCGGCCCGGGGTGGCTTTCGAGCGGCGTGCCGGAGATCGGCACGAAGGGCACGACGAAGGGATAGACGCCGAGCGCGACCAGCCTGGCGCAGATGTCGAGGATCGCCTCCGGCGTGTCGCCGAGCCCGGCGAGGATATAGGTCGAGACCTGGCCGCGGCCGAACACCGG encodes the following:
- a CDS encoding MSMEG_0567/Sll0786 family nitrogen starvation N-acetyltransferase, whose amino-acid sequence is MIFEPFKPFTASEFQVKFATDPWERAGALALRRDVFCSEQGLFDRSDIDAIDGHAIPIVALSMLGVAADRVVGTVRIHEAEDGLWWGSRLAVAADYRKVGALGTSLIRLAVCSAHARGCRRFLAHVQEQNVLLFRRLHWRSVEEIELHGRRHHLMAADLDHYRPIANAEQGFVALARKAA